Proteins encoded together in one Microplitis mediator isolate UGA2020A chromosome 7, iyMicMedi2.1, whole genome shotgun sequence window:
- the LOC130671936 gene encoding uncharacterized protein LOC130671936, which produces MNEAVNKLHNDNGYFDVSIPLSLLLGFAEDYHKVVINAKHELILIRSNSDLNAYTVATPAAGAHAEAVKITLQKIEWIVPYVTMAHNQKIEALNYITSDPAISISSRAWELYEYPLLPNTSKHIWAVKTSTQLAKPRFVIFGFQTARKNDATKNASRFDHCNIKDMKLFLNSQSYPYGNLNLNIASNQYVLLYDMYVNFQIFYYNKEPEPLLTKKKFLERAPLYVIDCSKQNESIKSGPVDIHLEFESANQFSAQTSAYCLIIHDRIVEYNPISSIVRKLI; this is translated from the coding sequence ATGAATGAAGCTGTCAACAAATTACACAATGATAATGGCTACTTTGATGTATCTATACCACTGAGTCTTTTGCTTGGATTTGCTGAAGATTACCATAAAGTTGTCATCAATGCAAAgcatgaattaattttaataagatCAAATTCCGATTTGAATGCATACACTGTGGCCACACCTGCTGCTGGAGCTCATGCTGAAGCTGTTAAAATTACGCTGCAAAAAATCGAGTGGATTGTACCATATGTGACTATGGCtcataatcaaaaaattgaagctttgaattatattacaaGTGATCCAGCTATCTCAATCAGTTCCCGTGCTTGGGAGCTGTACGAGTATCCTCTATTGCCAAATACTTCAAAGCACATTTGGGCTGTCAAAACTTCTACGCAGCTCGCGAAACCACGTTTTGTCATTTTTGGATTTCAAACAGCAAGAAAAAATGATGCAACTAAAAATGCCAGTAGATTTGATCACTGCAACATCAAGgacatgaaattatttttaaactctcaGAGTTATCCTTATGGGAATTTGAATCTCAACATCGCAAGCAATCAATATGTTCTGTTGTATGACATGTAtgtaaatttccaaattttctaCTATAACAAAGAACCTGAACCACTGCTGacaaagaagaaatttttggaaCGAGCGCCACTGTATGTTATCGATTGCTCGAAACAAAACGAATCAATTAAATCTGGACCTGTGGACATTCACCTGGAATTTGAATCTGCAAATCAATTTTCTGCGCAGACATCAGCTTATTGCCTCATTATACATGATCGCATCGTCGAGTATAATCCCATAAGCAGCATCGTACGAAAACTAATATGA